The DNA segment GATGATGACGACCTCGCGGCCTGCGGCGATGACGGGCTCGCCCTCGCGAATGCGGCAGATGACGTGCACGAAATGCCCCCCGCGGTCCTTGGCGCGAATCTCGCCGAATTCAGAGGTGACGCGGCTCGAGATGACGACACCCGAGCAGCCGACGAGGTCCTTGCGGCTCGTGGCCTGCTCGCCGGCCGGCGCGACGACCTTGCCGAGCAGGCGCGAGGCGGTGCGCGTGACGAGGTAAGCGACGAGCAGGGAGGCGGGCAAGCTGAGCGCGAGGGAGGAGGGCGCGAGGGCGCCGGAGCGGCCGAAATAGAGGGTGTTGAGCGCGAGGCCGGTGATGCCGAAGGTGACGGCGAAGGTCTGCCAGAGGACGGAGAAGGGGACGCGGCCCGCGCCGAGGTCGAGGAGGATCTTGCCGCCGAAGCTCGCGTCCTGGTCGTGGTCGGCGTCGTGGTCGTGGTCGTGATCGGCGTCCGCGTCGACGTCGTGGTCGTGGTCGGCGTCGTGATCGGAGCCGCCGATCAGGAGGCCGAGGACGCCGGTCATTTGCAGGAGCGCGAAGAGGATCGCGACCGAAAAGACGATTGCGTAGGGGAGGTTCGCCCAGACGAAGAGGGATTGGAGGAGGTCCAAGGGGCTCCGCAGGGGATGGTGTGGTCGCGGCGGAGCGGGGTCAAGATGAAGGGCGACCGATCCGGGCGATTGCTCGCTGCAGGTCGAGGTTGTCGACGGCGCGGAGCGCGTCGAGTCCGCGCGGGGCGAGGCCGAGATCGCGGCAAGCTTCGAGGAGAGCGACGTGGACGGACCACGTCATGAGGGGCGGGGCTTCGAGGAGCGCGAGGAGGGGCTCGATTTCGCGGACGGCGCCGAGCTTCGTGAGCGTGTTGATGGCGTCGAGGCGGATCGCTTCACGCCGGTCCATGGCGAGCTCCGCGAGCCGGGGGATCGCCTCTTCGGCGGGCGCGTGGACGACGTAGGTGTCGAGGGTCTCGTAGGCGTGGGTGCTCGTGACGCCAGGATCGAGGAGGTGGCGAAGCACGCGCGCGGCGACGAGGGGGCTCGGCGTGGTTTTGCCGAGGTAATACATGGCGGTCTTCGAGACGTAGAAACGCACGTCGTCGAGCAGGGCAATGAGTGCGTCGTGGCGATTCCACGCCCCGAGGAGACGCGCGCCGTCGGCGCGGACGTCGGGATCGGGGTGCGTCACGAAGAACGGGACGAGGCGCTCGATGTCGGCGGGTGAAAATGCAGCCGGATCGGCCTGCTGCAGGCGGCGCTTCTTTTCGGCCCAGGGGCCGTCGGGGCCTCCGAGGGACTCCAAAAGCTGGTCCGCCGTGACGATATCTTGGACAGGGTTCGTTCGGACGAACGATTCGGGTGGCTCGTAACGTATCTCGTCGTCCGTGAAGGCGAGAATGGACCAGACCGGCTGCATCCAGGCGAGGAGCGCCTCGCGTTCGGCGCCCTCGGCGTTCTGGAGGTCGCCCCGGAATTGCCCGCGGATCTGCTCGAAGCTGTATCCCGCCTGCTCGCCGAGTTTTCCCTCGCGCGACGAAAGCTCGGCGAGGCGCGCGAGGGTGCGGCGGGTCGGATAATACTGGAGCGTGTTGGCCGCGGAGACGGCGACGTCCTCCACGACGTCGTCGAGCGCCGCGAGCAAGGGCTCCTCGGCGGCCACGGGTTCATCCCAGAGGAGCACGTCCGCCGCGGTCTCTCGCACGATCGGGTTCGGATGGGAGAGGGCCGCGATCTTGAGCGCCTGGAAGCGTGGCTCCTCGCAGGCCCAGATCATGGCGCGGATCGCCTCGCGGTGGAGGGGATGATCGGGATCTCGCGCAATCGGCTCGATGAGGTCGGCATGGCGATGATCCATGCCGAGGACGGCATACCGCTGCAGGATGAGGTCGCCGTCGCGCAGCATCCTCGCGAGGTGAAATCGGTTTTCAGCGCCGGCCCAGCGCAGGACCGAGCTCGCAGCTTCACGCACGGCCGGAGGCGCCGAGCGGTCCTGGAGCAATTCGATGAGCCGAGCCTCGGCCCGGGGGTCGTCGAGGCGATGAAGTGTATCGGCGAGCTCGTGGCGCTCGTCCTCGGGCGTCTCGGGATCGGCGAGGCAAGCGAGGAGGGCGAACGTGTAGGAGCGGTCCTCGTCGTCGCGAATCTTTTCGTGCGGGAAGACGACCGTCACGGCGCCAAGCGTACCACGACGTCTCCCCCTGTCACCCGGGCGCTCGTTGAGGCAAACTCCGCCCACCATGCACGACTGTCCCCTGCCCTGCCTCGCCGATCACGCGCCGCCGCCGCGGAAAACCCTCGGCGGCTGGCTGTCGGCGGACCAGGCTCCGCTGCCCGCCGCGAACGACGAGGAAGGCGAGCGGCTTTCGTCGTCCTTGCCCGAGGTGATCGACGCCCACGTGCACCTGTTCCCGGATCCGGTGTTCGAGGCGCTCTGGCGCTGGTTCGAGCAATATGGGTGGCCGATCCGGTACAAGCTGCGGGCACGGGAAGTCGCGCAATTTCTCCTATCGCGGGGCCTGTCGCGGATCGTGGCGCTGCATTACGCGCACAAGCCGGGGATGGCGCGGGCGCTGAACCATTTCGTGGCGGAGCTCTGCCGGGAAGAACCACGCATCCTGGGGCTCGCGACGGTGCTGCCGGGAGAGCCGGGGGCCAACGAGATCCTGGCGGAGGCGTTCGCGATGGGGCTCCGGGGCGTGAAGCTGCATTGCCACGTGCAATGCTTCTCGCCGGACGAGGAGGCGCTGCACGACGTGTACGAGGCGTGCGTCCGTGCAAACAAGCCGCTCGTGGTGCACGCAGGCAGGGAGCCGAAGAGCCCGGCGTACAAGGTGGATCCGTACCAGATCTGCTCGGCGGAGCGGGTGGAGCGGGTGCTCGCGGACTATCCAGGCTTGCAGCTCTGCGTGCCGCACCTCGGGGCCGATGAGTTCGACGCGTACGAGCGGCTGCTCGAAAAACACGAGAACCTCTGGCTCGACACGACGATGACGATGGCCGAATACTTCACGGGAGATCCGCCCGTGCGGCTCCTGCATTGCCGGCCGGAGCGGGTGGTCTACGGGTCGGATTTTCCGAACATCCCGTACGCGTGGGACCGGGAAATCAAGCGGCTCTCGGCGCTCGATTTGCGGGAGGAGCAGCTCGCAGGGCTCGTCGGGGGGAATGCGAAGCGGCTGTACGGCTCAGAATAACCCGGGCACGAGCGCCCTCCGCTCCGGCGGGTACTCCGGAAATTTCTCGCGATACCAGCGGTGGTGGGAGCGGGCGCGCGGCAGGAGGTTCGCGATCGTCCAGAGCGCGAACGCGAGGCCCGGCAAGGACCAGGTGCAGATCGCGAAGCCGGTCCATTCGACGATCTCGCCGAAATAATTGGGGCAGGTCACCCAGCGATACAGGCCGCCGCGGGGTATCTTGTAGCCGGTCTCGCCAGGCTTGCGCAGGTGGAGGAGGACCCAGTCGGCGTGCTGGTTGATGGCGAATCCCACGAGGAAGACGGCCGCGCCGATCCAGAAGCGGGGCTCTTCGAGCCAGGCGGCACCATAACGATCGGCGCCGAAGCCGAAGAGCCAGCGGCCATTGAGATAGCCGTTGATCAGGGTGAACGTGAATGCAGACGCGGCAATGGCGATCGGCATCCGCTTGGGGCCGCTCTTGATGCGGAAAGGAAAGATCCACGCGCGGTGGACGTAATGGAGCTGCCAGAGGAAGAGGAAGGCGAGCGAGGCCGGGTCCGTGGGCCGGCCGCCGAGATACCAGCAGGCGAAAAAGGCGAGGACCGAGGGCGACTCCATCACGAGCCAGCCCAGGCGATTGCCAATCGTGGGCCCCCACGATTTCGC comes from the Polyangium spumosum genome and includes:
- a CDS encoding HEAT repeat domain-containing protein, whose translation is MTVVFPHEKIRDDEDRSYTFALLACLADPETPEDERHELADTLHRLDDPRAEARLIELLQDRSAPPAVREAASSVLRWAGAENRFHLARMLRDGDLILQRYAVLGMDHRHADLIEPIARDPDHPLHREAIRAMIWACEEPRFQALKIAALSHPNPIVRETAADVLLWDEPVAAEEPLLAALDDVVEDVAVSAANTLQYYPTRRTLARLAELSSREGKLGEQAGYSFEQIRGQFRGDLQNAEGAEREALLAWMQPVWSILAFTDDEIRYEPPESFVRTNPVQDIVTADQLLESLGGPDGPWAEKKRRLQQADPAAFSPADIERLVPFFVTHPDPDVRADGARLLGAWNRHDALIALLDDVRFYVSKTAMYYLGKTTPSPLVAARVLRHLLDPGVTSTHAYETLDTYVVHAPAEEAIPRLAELAMDRREAIRLDAINTLTKLGAVREIEPLLALLEAPPLMTWSVHVALLEACRDLGLAPRGLDALRAVDNLDLQRAIARIGRPSS
- a CDS encoding OB-fold-containig protein; translated protein: MDLLQSLFVWANLPYAIVFSVAILFALLQMTGVLGLLIGGSDHDADHDHDVDADADHDHDHDADHDQDASFGGKILLDLGAGRVPFSVLWQTFAVTFGITGLALNTLYFGRSGALAPSSLALSLPASLLVAYLVTRTASRLLGKVVAPAGEQATSRKDLVGCSGVVISSRVTSEFGEIRAKDRGGHFVHVICRIREGEPVIAAGREVVIIDYDSTDGCIFVAPLDDDAPSAPALRVAQGAGAETEAEAETEAEASETNEKSSDRRAP
- a CDS encoding DUF1295 domain-containing protein; translation: MTEPAFYRLLLWGFLLVAALTFPALFFITAPYGRHEAKSWGPTIGNRLGWLVMESPSVLAFFACWYLGGRPTDPASLAFLFLWQLHYVHRAWIFPFRIKSGPKRMPIAIAASAFTFTLINGYLNGRWLFGFGADRYGAAWLEEPRFWIGAAVFLVGFAINQHADWVLLHLRKPGETGYKIPRGGLYRWVTCPNYFGEIVEWTGFAICTWSLPGLAFALWTIANLLPRARSHHRWYREKFPEYPPERRALVPGLF
- a CDS encoding amidohydrolase family protein is translated as MHDCPLPCLADHAPPPRKTLGGWLSADQAPLPAANDEEGERLSSSLPEVIDAHVHLFPDPVFEALWRWFEQYGWPIRYKLRAREVAQFLLSRGLSRIVALHYAHKPGMARALNHFVAELCREEPRILGLATVLPGEPGANEILAEAFAMGLRGVKLHCHVQCFSPDEEALHDVYEACVRANKPLVVHAGREPKSPAYKVDPYQICSAERVERVLADYPGLQLCVPHLGADEFDAYERLLEKHENLWLDTTMTMAEYFTGDPPVRLLHCRPERVVYGSDFPNIPYAWDREIKRLSALDLREEQLAGLVGGNAKRLYGSE